One part of the Raphanus sativus cultivar WK10039 chromosome 7, ASM80110v3, whole genome shotgun sequence genome encodes these proteins:
- the LOC108816429 gene encoding uncharacterized protein LOC108816429, with the protein MGNCLVMEKKVIKIVRNDGKVLEYREPATVHHILTQFSGHSIFDNNSTCHLLPDAKLLSGRLYYLLPTTTSKKKTKKVTFADPEVEEDARLLREDVADTGESNINNDGDDNKNVSFTRVKIVVTKQELEKLLQGGSVQEMVYQTLEKQILHTDDDNLECNGSWRPMLDSIPEI; encoded by the coding sequence atggGAAACTGTTTAGTAATGGAGAAGAAAGTGATAAAAATAGTGAGAAACGATGGGAAGGTACTTGAATACAGAGAACCCGCTACTGTTCATCACATCCTTACACAATTCTCTGGTCACTCTATCTTTGACAACAACAGTACTTGTCATCTTCTTCCCGATGCTAAGCTTCTCTCTGGTCGCCTCTACTATCTTCTCCCTACAACAACGAGCAAGAAAAAGACTAAGAAAGTAACGTTTGCGGATCCTGAGGTGGAAGAAGACGCAAGATTACTAAGAGAAGATGTAGCCGACACTGGTGAAAGCAACATCAACAATGACGGTGATGACAATAAGAACGTGAGTTTTACGAGAGTGAAGATCGTTGTGACTAAGCAAGAGTTGGAGAAGCTGCTCCAAGGAGGGTCGGTCCAAGAAATGGTGTACCAGACTCTTGAGAAACAAATTTTGCATACTGATGATGATAATCTTGAATGCAATGGAAGTTGGAGACCTATGTTAGATAGCATACCTGAAatctga